The Aequorivita sublithincola DSM 14238 genome window below encodes:
- a CDS encoding TonB-dependent receptor, translating into MKNKFMLWLLLAFVGTSYAQTITIKEQQTNEPVELATINSGTKLFATTNSKGQADISAFKGVEKIEIRSLGHKTVIKSYSELEADGFTISLENANFSLDEVVISGSRWRQSSDDVPAKIISITAKEVALQNPQTAADLLGISGKVFIQKSQQGGGSPMIRGFSTSRLLYSVDGVRMNTAIFRSGNLQNVISLDPFAIENTEVVFGPGSVIYGSDAIGGVMSFRTLTPQFSLTDDPLITGKANFRYSSANNEKTGHMDVNVGFKKWSFLTSISSFDYDNLRQGSHGPEDYIRDYHVQRQDSMDVVITQEDRLLQIPTAYSQINMMQKFRFQPNEKWDFQYGFHYSETSDYGRYDRHQRVKNGTARYAEWNYGPQIWMMNNLSIGYSESNSLFDQMNIRLAHQYFEESRMDRSLNKSDRSINDEEVHAYSINTDFIKATGERNTVFYGLEYVLDDVKSAGKITDITTGITEAGPSRYPNSTWQSLAAYVTDEFKVNDRFTVSGGARYNQILLDSEFDTTFYPFPFTEASLSNGALTGSLGGVYRPTDTWVLSANLGTAFRAPNVDDVGKVFDSAPGQVVVPNPDLKPEYAYNADLGAAKVFGDVVKIDVTGYYTQLKNSLLRRDFKLNGQDSILYQGEISKVQAIQNSAEANIYGVQFGLEIKLSRGFGFSTDFNFQKGKEELENGEKSPVRHSAPFFGISRLNYKTQKLSMEVNFAFQGKRDFDDMPDGEKSKKELYALDENGNIYSPSWYTLNFKGLYKVSDTFDVSGGIDNLTDQRYRPYASGVSGAGRNFVMALTAHF; encoded by the coding sequence ATGAAAAATAAATTCATGCTTTGGTTGTTGTTGGCTTTTGTGGGAACTTCCTACGCCCAAACAATAACCATTAAAGAGCAACAAACCAATGAACCTGTAGAGTTGGCAACTATCAATTCAGGGACAAAATTGTTTGCGACTACAAACTCCAAAGGACAAGCGGACATTTCAGCATTTAAAGGTGTTGAAAAGATCGAAATCCGCAGTTTGGGTCACAAAACAGTAATAAAAAGCTATTCTGAATTGGAAGCAGATGGCTTTACAATTTCCCTTGAAAACGCCAATTTTAGTTTAGATGAAGTAGTAATTTCTGGCTCGCGCTGGAGACAGAGCAGCGATGATGTTCCTGCTAAAATCATCTCTATTACGGCTAAGGAAGTGGCGCTTCAAAATCCGCAGACCGCAGCAGATCTTTTAGGAATTTCGGGGAAGGTATTTATCCAAAAAAGCCAGCAAGGTGGTGGAAGCCCAATGATTCGTGGCTTTTCTACTAGTAGATTACTTTACTCGGTAGATGGAGTTCGTATGAATACGGCCATTTTCCGCTCCGGAAACCTTCAGAATGTAATCAGTCTCGATCCTTTCGCCATTGAGAATACCGAAGTAGTATTTGGTCCAGGTTCTGTTATTTACGGTAGTGATGCCATTGGGGGCGTTATGAGTTTTAGAACTTTAACACCACAATTCTCGCTAACAGATGATCCGTTGATAACTGGGAAAGCAAACTTCCGTTATTCCTCAGCAAACAACGAAAAAACTGGGCATATGGATGTAAATGTAGGCTTTAAGAAATGGAGTTTTTTAACTAGTATAAGCTCTTTTGATTATGACAATCTGCGTCAAGGAAGCCACGGCCCGGAGGATTATATTCGGGATTATCACGTGCAGCGTCAAGACAGTATGGATGTTGTAATTACTCAGGAAGATAGATTACTACAGATTCCAACTGCCTATTCGCAAATTAATATGATGCAGAAATTTAGATTTCAGCCAAACGAAAAATGGGACTTCCAATATGGGTTTCACTATTCTGAAACTTCAGATTATGGGCGTTATGACCGCCACCAACGTGTAAAAAACGGAACGGCGCGCTATGCAGAATGGAACTACGGCCCACAAATCTGGATGATGAACAACTTGAGCATTGGCTACAGTGAATCCAATTCACTTTTTGATCAAATGAATATCCGCTTAGCGCATCAATACTTTGAAGAAAGCCGAATGGATCGTTCTTTAAATAAATCTGATAGAAGTATTAATGACGAAGAAGTTCATGCGTATTCCATAAATACAGACTTTATAAAAGCAACTGGTGAACGAAATACTGTTTTCTACGGACTGGAATATGTTTTGGATGACGTGAAATCCGCCGGTAAAATAACTGATATTACTACAGGTATTACTGAAGCAGGCCCATCGCGATATCCGAACAGTACTTGGCAATCATTGGCGGCTTATGTAACGGATGAATTCAAGGTTAACGACCGTTTTACCGTTAGCGGTGGCGCCAGATATAATCAAATTTTGTTGGATTCTGAGTTTGATACAACGTTTTATCCTTTTCCTTTTACCGAAGCGAGTTTGAGCAACGGAGCATTAACAGGAAGTTTAGGAGGTGTTTATCGCCCAACCGATACTTGGGTTTTAAGTGCAAATTTAGGAACTGCTTTCCGTGCGCCTAACGTTGATGATGTGGGAAAAGTGTTTGATTCTGCGCCAGGACAAGTTGTGGTTCCTAATCCAGACCTAAAGCCTGAATACGCCTATAATGCAGATTTGGGAGCGGCCAAAGTTTTTGGAGACGTTGTAAAAATTGACGTAACCGGATATTACACGCAACTAAAGAATTCTTTGCTGCGTCGTGATTTTAAACTAAATGGTCAAGATAGTATTCTATACCAAGGCGAAATAAGCAAAGTGCAAGCAATACAAAATTCTGCGGAAGCGAATATTTATGGAGTGCAATTTGGCCTCGAAATAAAATTGTCTCGTGGTTTTGGGTTTAGTACAGATTTCAACTTTCAAAAAGGAAAAGAGGAACTTGAGAATGGAGAAAAAAGCCCAGTTCGCCATTCAGCACCATTTTTTGGTATTTCTCGCTTAAATTACAAGACCCAAAAGTTGAGTATGGAAGTTAATTTTGCCTTTCAAGGAAAACGTGATTTCGATGATATGCCCGATGGCGAAAAGTCTAAAAAAGAACTTTATGCTCTAGATGAAAACGGAAACATTTACTCACCTTCTTGGTACACGCTAAACTTCAAGGGGCTTTATAAAGTTAGTGATACTTTTGATGTAAGTGGTGGTATTGATAACCTAACAGATCAACGCTATAGACCGTATGCTTCTGGAGTTTCGGGTGCGGGAAGAAATTTTGTTATGGCATTAACCGCACATTTTTAG
- a CDS encoding response regulator transcription factor has product MTSHTQQEKVFKIQHFAYKMRNLYTENPELFNEVVQYIPYIVHTNRKDNLDIIYANEKLLQKGPELEKLVELGGSYLPEISCNTLLKSAVEKAKIFAKINDGHAVCNYIQYLQVNKVKKYVYSSKLLLDENLYFNLSVFTEEMGMIDKMFNSVFGAIHQNPIKWQQFQSLTKMEKKLIKLFADGHSNNELAEMLFISPHTVQTHRRNIYSKLSISKAAELIKISLVLEIL; this is encoded by the coding sequence ATGACGTCTCACACCCAACAGGAAAAAGTTTTTAAAATTCAGCATTTTGCTTATAAAATGCGGAATCTGTATACAGAAAATCCAGAACTTTTTAATGAAGTGGTTCAGTATATTCCGTATATAGTGCATACAAACCGCAAGGACAATCTCGACATCATTTACGCAAATGAAAAATTATTGCAAAAGGGCCCAGAACTTGAAAAGCTTGTTGAGTTAGGTGGAAGCTATCTTCCCGAAATTTCTTGCAACACGCTCTTAAAAAGTGCCGTGGAAAAAGCGAAAATTTTTGCAAAGATTAATGATGGCCATGCGGTTTGCAATTATATTCAATACCTGCAAGTAAACAAGGTGAAAAAATATGTGTATTCCAGTAAGTTATTGCTAGATGAGAACCTTTATTTCAACTTATCTGTATTTACGGAAGAAATGGGAATGATTGATAAAATGTTTAATTCGGTTTTTGGGGCGATTCATCAAAACCCTATAAAATGGCAACAATTTCAATCACTTACCAAAATGGAAAAAAAGTTAATAAAACTTTTTGCCGATGGACATAGCAATAATGAATTGGCAGAAATGCTTTTTATTTCGCCACATACCGTACAAACGCACCGCCGAAATATTTACAGTAAATTGAGCATAAGTAAAGCTGCTGAATTGATAAAAATTTCCTTAGTGCTGGAAATTCTTTAA
- a CDS encoding DUF808 family protein, with product MASGFFAILDDIAVLLDDVAMMSKVAAKKTAGILGDDLAVNAEKASGFASKREIPVLWAITKGSFLNKLIILPIAFLLSAFWPTGVIIILVLGGLYLAYEGAEKIYEFFFPHAHFTESLVAEGLTETEILAIEKERVKAAIVTDFILSVEIVIIALGSVVGQPLVSQIIVVSIIAIIATVGVYGIVALIVRMDEAGYKLIKSSKKEKSLKRSFGLLLVKALPIVIKSLTVIGTIALLLVAGGIFVHNLDFFHNLLPSIPSIIVEFIVGLVVGFLCLIVVMGFKKLFLRKKE from the coding sequence ATGGCATCAGGATTTTTTGCAATATTGGACGACATAGCTGTACTGCTGGATGATGTAGCAATGATGAGCAAGGTTGCAGCAAAGAAAACGGCTGGAATTTTAGGAGATGATTTGGCTGTAAATGCTGAAAAGGCTTCGGGTTTTGCTTCTAAAAGAGAAATTCCTGTTCTTTGGGCCATTACGAAAGGTTCTTTTTTGAATAAGCTAATAATATTACCAATCGCTTTCTTATTAAGCGCTTTTTGGCCCACTGGCGTAATTATAATTTTAGTGCTGGGAGGTTTGTATTTAGCGTATGAAGGAGCCGAAAAAATATATGAATTCTTTTTCCCTCACGCACATTTCACAGAATCATTAGTAGCCGAAGGTCTCACTGAAACTGAAATATTGGCGATTGAAAAAGAACGCGTAAAAGCCGCAATTGTAACAGATTTTATTCTTTCCGTAGAAATTGTAATTATAGCGTTAGGAAGCGTTGTTGGCCAACCGCTCGTATCGCAAATAATAGTTGTAAGTATAATCGCAATCATTGCTACCGTTGGGGTTTATGGTATTGTAGCACTAATTGTAAGGATGGATGAAGCGGGTTACAAGCTTATAAAAAGCAGTAAAAAGGAAAAAAGTCTCAAAAGATCCTTTGGGCTTCTTCTAGTCAAAGCGTTACCAATTGTGATTAAGAGCTTGACCGTTATTGGTACAATCGCCTTGCTTTTAGTAGCCGGCGGAATTTTTGTGCATAATTTAGATTTCTTTCATAATCTTCTGCCTTCAATACCTTCTATTATTGTTGAATTTATCGTGGGATTGGTAGTTGGATTTCTTTGTCTGATTGTTGTTATGGGATTTAAAAAACTATTTCTTAGAAAGAAGGAATAA
- a CDS encoding alpha/beta fold hydrolase, which produces MKHTKVAGTAFGTIIFIHGNSSSSKIFKETLTYSEIKNTKIAVDLPGHGTSRNDFKGEPDFSAKSYQQQLISFIEKIDDEILLVGNSMGGHLALEIAPKIKRLKGLVIFGTPPVKKPINFEEAFVVVPALQTFFTENPTDVEIAEAAKLAVHNVAHAEQITVDFKNTHPKVRNAIAFDLMNDNLVDEAALFVSLNIKKFIISGNQDPTVNHNYLKKLCEQCGESCTFISIENCGHFPSLEQPTEFNKAIAKIANQVF; this is translated from the coding sequence ATGAAGCATACTAAAGTGGCTGGAACCGCATTTGGCACCATTATTTTTATTCACGGTAATTCCTCTTCTTCAAAAATATTTAAAGAAACGCTTACTTATTCCGAAATAAAAAATACTAAAATAGCGGTAGATCTTCCTGGACATGGAACCAGTCGAAATGACTTTAAGGGAGAACCTGATTTTTCAGCAAAAAGCTATCAGCAACAATTAATTTCATTCATCGAGAAAATTGATGATGAAATCTTATTGGTTGGCAATAGTATGGGCGGCCATTTGGCTTTAGAGATAGCGCCAAAAATAAAACGTCTTAAGGGATTGGTAATTTTTGGAACGCCTCCCGTAAAAAAACCCATCAACTTTGAGGAAGCTTTTGTGGTGGTTCCAGCTTTGCAAACCTTCTTTACCGAAAACCCAACCGATGTAGAAATTGCAGAGGCAGCAAAACTGGCCGTACATAACGTTGCCCACGCGGAGCAAATTACGGTAGATTTTAAAAACACCCATCCCAAAGTGAGAAACGCGATTGCTTTTGATTTGATGAATGATAATCTGGTTGATGAAGCTGCATTATTTGTATCACTTAATATTAAAAAGTTTATTATTAGCGGCAATCAGGATCCAACTGTAAACCATAATTATCTAAAAAAACTATGTGAGCAATGCGGGGAATCTTGTACGTTTATTAGCATAGAAAATTGCGGACATTTTCCAAGTTTGGAACAGCCTACCGAATTTAATAAAGCGATTGCTAAGATTGCGAACCAAGTATTTTGA
- a CDS encoding alpha/beta fold hydrolase: protein MNYFKILSLAAVLVFFVSCKNEYKKYTKKPDYITNATGKHKTYFDAYDETLKQWDVDYEELYITTSHGIAHVIVSGGRNAPPLVLLHGMNASSTMWYPNAKALAKDYRIFAIDLLTEPGKSYKTSDFNNIEDITSWFQEVLWALKLDSFHLLGASRGGWLAMDIALRHQNNIKSIVLLSPAQTFTWIRPSRNLLKNIISAFSSEEEQMKSSLATLSSNAGNIDKSYLKQYKVGVKNDSLPKFMMQMTPFSKKDFQSLKMPVFLLIGDNDMINNEKSIRLAKNEIAKGKAEIVYNAGHFLSIDQADTVNKKVIDFLKSVDNDD from the coding sequence TTGAACTATTTTAAAATACTGAGTTTAGCGGCTGTTTTGGTCTTCTTTGTTAGTTGTAAAAACGAATATAAGAAATACACAAAAAAGCCTGATTATATTACTAATGCAACTGGGAAACACAAGACATATTTTGATGCGTATGACGAAACCCTTAAGCAATGGGACGTAGATTATGAGGAGTTATACATCACCACTTCCCACGGAATAGCACACGTAATTGTGAGTGGTGGTAGAAATGCGCCTCCATTAGTTCTGCTTCACGGAATGAATGCTAGTTCCACCATGTGGTATCCAAATGCGAAAGCCTTGGCTAAGGACTACCGTATCTTTGCAATTGATTTACTCACAGAACCAGGAAAATCTTATAAAACCTCCGACTTCAATAATATTGAAGATATCACTTCGTGGTTTCAAGAAGTATTGTGGGCTTTAAAATTAGATTCGTTCCATTTATTAGGAGCTTCACGTGGCGGATGGTTGGCAATGGATATCGCTTTAAGACATCAAAATAATATAAAAAGCATTGTGTTGTTAAGCCCTGCGCAAACCTTTACTTGGATTCGGCCCAGCAGGAACTTACTAAAGAATATTATCAGTGCTTTCTCTTCTGAAGAAGAACAAATGAAAAGTAGTTTAGCGACGCTATCTAGCAATGCGGGTAATATTGACAAAAGTTATTTAAAGCAGTATAAGGTTGGCGTAAAGAATGATTCGCTTCCGAAGTTTATGATGCAGATGACTCCATTTTCGAAGAAAGATTTCCAAAGCTTAAAAATGCCAGTATTTCTATTGATTGGTGATAACGATATGATAAACAATGAAAAATCCATCCGATTGGCTAAAAATGAAATAGCGAAAGGAAAAGCTGAAATTGTTTATAATGCGGGTCATTTTTTATCTATAGATCAGGCAGACACTGTTAATAAGAAAGTTATAGACTTTTTGAAAAGTGTAGATAATGATGATTAA
- a CDS encoding phospholipase A, which yields MKYPQFLFFACFIMLCSHVVAQSVTKYPTLAEAWQLDSTSRSKQVEFRLLPYKPVYILFANYTTNVNHSPASSNENNVVEEPIPYNNVELAFQISFKTKILHNILGEKLGGDVWGAYTQSSRWQIYNNTLSRPFRETNYQPEAFLLFGTPYNIGNFKGVFTGFGLNHQSNGRSNPLSRSWNRIIFQAGWEVNNVQIVLKPWIRLPEAEKNDDNPDINDFMGRAELDLSYAFGKHDFQLVTRHSLRDGDKSHGSARLDYSYRFIKNLKIHAQVFTGYGESLIDYNHNQTTVGVGISLY from the coding sequence ATGAAATATCCCCAATTTCTATTCTTCGCATGCTTTATAATGCTTTGTTCACATGTGGTTGCCCAAAGCGTGACGAAATACCCAACACTGGCGGAAGCTTGGCAGTTGGATTCCACTTCACGTTCTAAACAGGTTGAATTTAGACTTTTACCTTATAAGCCTGTCTATATATTGTTTGCGAATTATACTACCAATGTTAATCATTCTCCAGCAAGCAGCAATGAAAACAATGTTGTTGAGGAACCCATTCCATACAACAATGTGGAGTTAGCATTTCAAATAAGTTTTAAAACAAAAATCCTTCATAATATCCTAGGTGAAAAGTTGGGTGGCGATGTTTGGGGAGCCTATACTCAAAGTTCGCGTTGGCAAATTTATAACAACACACTTTCCAGACCTTTTCGGGAAACTAATTACCAACCTGAAGCCTTTTTACTTTTTGGCACTCCTTATAATATTGGAAATTTTAAAGGTGTTTTTACAGGTTTCGGATTAAACCATCAAAGCAATGGTCGTTCAAACCCACTGAGTAGAAGTTGGAACCGTATTATTTTTCAAGCTGGTTGGGAAGTGAATAATGTGCAAATTGTTCTGAAACCGTGGATACGGCTACCAGAAGCGGAAAAGAATGACGACAATCCAGACATTAATGATTTTATGGGCCGGGCAGAATTAGATCTTAGCTATGCCTTCGGAAAACACGATTTTCAATTAGTTACGCGGCACTCTCTTCGTGATGGAGATAAAAGTCACGGAAGCGCAAGACTGGATTACAGTTACCGTTTCATAAAAAACTTAAAAATCCACGCGCAAGTTTTTACAGGATATGGAGAAAGCTTAATTGATTATAACCACAACCAAACTACTGTTGGCGTAGGTATTTCGTTGTATTAA
- a CDS encoding S46 family peptidase: MKKLILSLIVAAFVLPVQANEGMWFLMHIERLNYRDMQKMGLQLTPEEIYSVNQSSLKDAIVQFNRGCTAEMISDSGLVLTNHHCGYGQIAELSTAENDYLTNGFWAANNSEELKPKSLSVRFFVRMDDVSKRILALVNDNMTEADREATINKEIAKIEAENNEGGKFTVSVKSFFQGNEFYYFVYQDYNDVRLVGTPPASIGKFGGDTDNWEWPRHTGDFSLFRVYADKDGNPAEYSESNVPLKPKQHLTTSLKGFEENDFAMILGYPGRTNRWMPAGGIAQNVEYAYPAWVEASKTSMDVMKTFMDKDQQVKLDYASSYAGIANYWKNRQGMIDALKQHKTAESKRKDEKAFQKWASKKGNEKYADVIPVINNYYAKTNEISRHNNYLSLLIRTRMATLPYRLGNSIAYYLEQNEAKQAELKPKLDSDINDLYEGLYAPAEKAILAAQFKLYSTKAENPAPMVAAAAVENNKTDTGWNTYMDAAFKNSIFESKEKLEAFLANPDVEVLNNDPLFQLSNDLLTRYRYKSDEEKQMADNFEHAYRLLVQGMRLQNPDEKYYPDANSTLRLTYGKVISLPADKRNDATKNYYTTLKGTVAKYQPGDAEFDMPKQLIDLYEKKDFGQYADKDGYLPVNFLTDNDITGGNSGSPVLNGKGELIGLAFDGNIEAMAGDVIFDDQLQRTINVDIRYVLFLIDKYAGASHIIDELTLAK; the protein is encoded by the coding sequence ATGAAAAAACTTATTCTTTCCCTTATTGTAGCTGCTTTTGTTTTGCCTGTTCAGGCCAATGAAGGTATGTGGTTTTTAATGCACATTGAGCGCTTAAACTACCGTGATATGCAAAAAATGGGCCTTCAACTTACGCCCGAAGAAATTTACAGTGTTAACCAATCCAGTCTTAAAGATGCCATTGTGCAGTTTAATCGCGGATGTACTGCGGAAATGATTTCAGACAGTGGTTTGGTTCTTACCAACCATCACTGTGGTTATGGACAGATTGCCGAGCTTTCTACTGCTGAAAATGATTACTTAACAAACGGATTTTGGGCTGCGAACAATTCCGAAGAACTAAAACCTAAAAGTTTATCGGTTCGTTTTTTCGTAAGAATGGATGACGTTTCAAAACGTATATTGGCTTTGGTGAATGATAATATGACCGAAGCAGATCGCGAAGCAACCATAAACAAAGAGATTGCGAAGATTGAAGCAGAAAACAACGAAGGTGGAAAGTTTACAGTTTCCGTGAAATCTTTTTTTCAGGGGAATGAATTCTACTACTTTGTTTACCAAGATTACAACGATGTTCGTTTGGTAGGAACGCCTCCTGCAAGCATTGGAAAATTTGGTGGCGATACAGACAACTGGGAATGGCCAAGACATACTGGCGATTTTTCGCTTTTTAGAGTGTATGCAGACAAGGACGGAAATCCTGCTGAATATTCTGAAAGTAATGTGCCTTTGAAACCAAAACAACACTTAACTACAAGTCTTAAAGGTTTTGAGGAAAATGATTTCGCAATGATTTTGGGCTATCCGGGAAGAACCAACCGATGGATGCCTGCTGGTGGAATTGCCCAAAACGTAGAATATGCTTATCCAGCGTGGGTTGAGGCTTCAAAAACGTCTATGGATGTGATGAAGACTTTTATGGACAAAGACCAACAAGTAAAACTTGACTATGCTTCAAGTTATGCAGGAATTGCAAACTATTGGAAAAACCGCCAAGGAATGATTGATGCATTGAAGCAACACAAAACTGCTGAAAGCAAACGTAAAGACGAAAAGGCTTTTCAGAAATGGGCTTCCAAAAAAGGCAATGAAAAGTATGCGGACGTAATTCCTGTAATCAATAATTATTATGCTAAGACGAATGAAATAAGCCGTCATAACAATTATTTGAGTCTTCTAATTCGCACTAGAATGGCAACCTTGCCATATCGTTTAGGAAATTCAATAGCCTATTATTTAGAGCAGAACGAAGCGAAACAAGCTGAGTTAAAACCTAAGCTGGATTCGGATATTAATGATTTATACGAAGGACTTTATGCGCCAGCTGAAAAAGCTATTCTGGCTGCCCAATTTAAACTTTACTCCACCAAAGCGGAAAATCCTGCACCTATGGTAGCCGCAGCTGCGGTTGAAAATAATAAAACCGATACTGGCTGGAATACCTATATGGATGCTGCTTTTAAGAACAGCATTTTTGAATCTAAAGAAAAGTTGGAGGCCTTTTTAGCAAATCCAGATGTTGAGGTGTTGAATAACGATCCATTGTTTCAACTTTCAAACGATTTGTTGACGCGTTACCGTTACAAATCTGATGAAGAAAAGCAGATGGCAGATAATTTTGAACACGCTTACAGATTGCTAGTTCAAGGTATGCGACTTCAAAATCCAGATGAAAAGTATTATCCAGATGCAAACAGTACGCTTCGTTTAACCTACGGAAAAGTGATTTCTTTACCAGCAGACAAACGCAATGATGCAACCAAAAATTATTACACAACGCTAAAAGGAACCGTTGCAAAATACCAGCCTGGCGATGCTGAATTTGACATGCCGAAACAACTAATTGATCTTTATGAGAAAAAAGATTTTGGACAGTATGCAGATAAGGATGGTTACCTTCCAGTAAATTTCTTGACCGATAATGACATTACTGGCGGAAACTCAGGTTCCCCAGTATTAAACGGAAAAGGAGAGTTGATTGGTTTGGCTTTTGATGGTAACATTGAAGCAATGGCGGGTGATGTTATTTTTGATGACCAATTGCAAAGAACTATCAATGTTGACATACGTTATGTATTATTTTTGATTGATAAATATGCAGGAGCGAGTCACATTATTGATGAGTTGACTTTGGCTAAATAA
- a CDS encoding MFS transporter, with the protein MQEKPVKEMRRNWVLFALMITMMLAAMDNTIVATAIPQIVGDLGGFSLFSWLFSIYLLIQTITIPVYGKLADIYGRKPILIIGIIIFLIGSAACAGAWNMHSLIFFRGLQAVGAGAIMATVNTVAGDIYTIKERAKIQGWLSSVWGISAIMGPAVGGALADYASWRWIFLINIPIGLGAIALIVLFLHENKSHKGHKIDWAGAVAMLVTGTVIMFGLLQGGQSWPWFSLNTLGIIALSVVLIMITIRIERKSAEPILPRWVWKKRVILGANLATIGMGIMTMGPNMFLPVFAQSVTGVGAIAAGFILASMSITWPLSSALSGNLYLRIGFRNTAICGIIIVIIGAASFLFLPFPGPVWYLVAVQMTLGAGFGLITTPLLVGIQSTVEWGQRGVVTGTSMFSRYFGQSIGAAVFAAVFNSSLTDSMENAPARLQSELPSVNKVVEVLQSHKSVSDVSLYLRESFFAATHNVYLGMVIAGLVTLVILLLTPAKFPSIEEVR; encoded by the coding sequence ATGCAAGAAAAACCAGTGAAAGAAATGCGCCGAAATTGGGTGTTGTTCGCGCTTATGATTACAATGATGCTGGCTGCGATGGACAACACGATTGTTGCCACAGCAATTCCGCAGATAGTTGGCGATCTTGGTGGTTTCTCTCTTTTCAGTTGGTTGTTTTCAATTTATTTACTTATTCAAACCATTACCATTCCTGTTTATGGAAAATTGGCAGATATTTATGGACGAAAGCCAATTTTAATAATTGGAATAATTATCTTTTTGATAGGTTCCGCGGCTTGCGCGGGGGCTTGGAATATGCACTCTTTAATTTTCTTTAGAGGACTTCAAGCTGTTGGTGCAGGAGCTATTATGGCTACCGTAAACACTGTTGCTGGCGATATTTATACTATCAAGGAACGCGCAAAGATTCAAGGATGGCTATCAAGTGTTTGGGGTATTTCGGCGATTATGGGACCGGCTGTTGGAGGGGCTTTGGCAGATTACGCCTCTTGGCGGTGGATTTTTTTAATAAACATCCCTATTGGTCTTGGGGCAATAGCGTTGATTGTACTTTTTCTGCACGAAAACAAATCGCATAAAGGGCATAAAATTGATTGGGCAGGAGCCGTAGCCATGTTGGTTACGGGAACAGTTATCATGTTTGGTTTGCTTCAAGGAGGTCAATCGTGGCCGTGGTTTTCATTAAACACATTGGGAATTATTGCGCTTTCGGTGGTTTTAATTATGATAACTATTCGTATAGAACGCAAGTCTGCAGAACCAATTTTACCGCGATGGGTTTGGAAGAAGCGGGTTATTTTGGGCGCAAATCTGGCCACCATTGGAATGGGGATTATGACCATGGGACCGAATATGTTCTTACCTGTTTTTGCGCAATCGGTTACAGGAGTCGGCGCTATTGCGGCAGGTTTTATTTTGGCGAGTATGAGCATTACTTGGCCGCTTTCCTCTGCCTTATCAGGTAATTTATACCTTCGCATCGGGTTTCGGAATACAGCTATTTGTGGGATTATAATAGTAATAATTGGAGCAGCAAGTTTCTTATTTCTGCCATTTCCTGGACCTGTGTGGTATTTGGTCGCTGTACAGATGACTTTGGGAGCTGGGTTTGGATTAATTACCACTCCGTTGTTGGTCGGCATACAATCCACAGTGGAATGGGGACAAAGAGGAGTGGTTACAGGAACTAGTATGTTTTCTCGTTATTTTGGACAAAGTATTGGCGCAGCTGTTTTTGCGGCGGTTTTCAATTCGTCGCTTACGGATAGTATGGAGAATGCGCCTGCAAGGCTTCAGTCGGAACTTCCGAGTGTGAATAAAGTAGTTGAGGTTTTACAATCGCATAAGTCTGTTTCAGATGTTAGTTTATATTTACGGGAATCTTTTTTTGCTGCCACCCACAATGTTTATTTGGGGATGGTAATTGCTGGATTGGTAACGCTTGTTATTTTATTGCTTACTCCTGCAAAATTTCCCAGTATAGAAGAGGTTAGATAA